CTTCGACCCCTTGAGGAAGTTCTCGAGCAGCGCATGGCCGTGCTCGGAGAGGATCGATTCGGGGTGGAACTGCACGCCTTCGACGGCAAGCGTCTTATGGCGTACGCCCATGATTTCGCCGTCGTCGGTCCATGCCGAGATTTCGAGGCAGTCGGGCAGCGATTCGCGCTCGATCGCGAGCGAGTGATAGCGCGTCACGTCGAAGTGCTTGGGCAGGTTCGCGAACACGCCTCGCCCGTCGGTTTCGATGCGGCTCACTTTCCCGTGCATGATCGTCTGCGCGCGCACGACGCGGCCGCCGAACGCTTCGCCGATCGCCTGATGGCCGAGACAGACGCCGAGGATCGGCGTGCGACCCGCAAACCGGCGCAGCACGTCGAGCGTGATGCCCGCATGCTGCGGATTGCTTGGCCCCGGTGAGAGGCAGAGGGTGTCGGGTTTCATCGCGGCGATTTCATCGAGCGTGATCTCGTCGTTGCGATAGGTGCGCACGTCCTCGCCGAGCTCGCCGAAATACTGCACGAGGTTATAGGTGAACGAATCGTAGTTATCGATCATCAGCAACATGATGTCTCTCCGCTCAAAAATCGCTATCGAGGCCGTCTTGCACTTGCTCGGCCGCGCGCAGCACGGCGCGTGCCTTGTTCTCGGTTTCCTGCCATTCGGATTCGGGCACCGAGTCGGCGACGATGCCCGCTGCCGCTTGCACATATAGATTGCCGTTGTGGACGAGCCCGGTGCGGATCGCGATCGCGAGATCCATCTCGCCCGTGAACGACAGGTACCCGACGGCGCCGCCGTAGAGGCCGCGCTTGACGGGTTCGAGCTCGTCGATGAGCTCCATTGCGCGCACCTTCGGCGCGCCCGACAACGTA
The sequence above is a segment of the Trinickia acidisoli genome. Coding sequences within it:
- a CDS encoding aminodeoxychorismate/anthranilate synthase component II, producing the protein MLLMIDNYDSFTYNLVQYFGELGEDVRTYRNDEITLDEIAAMKPDTLCLSPGPSNPQHAGITLDVLRRFAGRTPILGVCLGHQAIGEAFGGRVVRAQTIMHGKVSRIETDGRGVFANLPKHFDVTRYHSLAIERESLPDCLEISAWTDDGEIMGVRHKTLAVEGVQFHPESILSEHGHALLENFLKGSKTEQAAHTAHSA